The following are encoded together in the Argopecten irradians isolate NY chromosome 5, Ai_NY, whole genome shotgun sequence genome:
- the LOC138324211 gene encoding feeding circuit activating peptides-like, which produces MDQDKPSIGSNQTKYWIKTNQVLGQAKSSIGSRQTTYWIKPNQVLDQTKPSIGSNQTKYWIKTNQVLDQDKPSIGSNQTKYWIKTNHVLDQTKPSIGSNQTKYWIKPNQVLDQDKPSIRSRQAKYWIKPNQVLDLDKPSIGPRQTKYWIKTNQVLDQDKPSIGSNQTKYWIKTNQVLDQDKSSIGSNQTKYWIKTNQVLDQDKPSIGSNQTKYWIKTNQVLDQDKPSIGSNQTKYWIKPNQVLDQDKPSIGSRQIKYWIKPNQVLDQDKPSIGSRQTKYWIKTNHVLDQTKQSIGSNQTKYWIKTKPSIGSRQTKYWIKPNQVLDQTKPSIGSRQTKYWIKPNQVLDQNETKYWIKTNQVLDQTKPSIGSNQTKYWIKPNQVLDQDKPSIGSNQTKYRIKPNQVLDQDKPSIGSRQTKYWTKTNQVLDQDKPSIGSNQTKYWIKPNQVLDQDKPSIGLNQTKYWKDKPSIGSRQSKYRIKTNQVLDQTKPSIGSRQTKYWIKTNQV; this is translated from the coding sequence ATGGATCAAGACAAACCAAGCATTggatcaaaccaaaccaagtaTTGGATCAAGACAAACCAAGTATTGGGTCAAGCCAAATCAAGTATTGGATCAAGACAAACCACGTATTggatcaaaccaaaccaagtattggatcaaaccaaaccaagtattggatcaaaccaaaccaagtaTTGGATCAAGACAAACCAAGTATTGGATCAAGACAAACCAAGCATTggatcaaaccaaaccaagtaTTGGATCAAGACAAACCACGTATTggatcaaaccaaaccaagtattggatcaaaccaaaccaagtattggatcaaaccaaaccaagtaTTGGATCAAGACAAACCAAGTATTAGATCAAGACAAGCCAAGTATTggatcaaaccaaaccaagtaTTGGATCTAGACAAACCAAGTATTGGACCAAGACAAACCAAGTATTGGATCAAGACAAACCAAGTATTGGACCAAGACAAACCAAGCATTggatcaaaccaaaccaagtaTTGGATCAAGACAAACCAAGTATTGGATCAAGACAAATCAAGTATTggatcaaaccaaaccaagtaTTGGATCAAGACAAACCAAGTATTGGACCAAGACAAACCAAGTATTggatcaaaccaaaccaagtaTTGGATCAAGACAAACCAAGTATTGGACCAAGACAAACCAAGCATTggatcaaaccaaaccaagtattggatcaaaccaaaccaagtaTTGGATCAAGACAAACCAAGTATTGGATCAAGACAAATCAAGTATTggatcaaaccaaaccaagtaTTGGATCAAGACAAACCAAGTATTGGATCAAGACAAACCAAGTATTGGATCAAGACAAACCATGTATTGGATCAAACCAAACAAAGTATTggatcaaaccaaaccaagtaTTGGATCAAAACGAAACCAAGTATTGGATCAAGACAAACCAAGTATTGGATCAAGCCAAACCAAGTATTggatcaaaccaaaccaagtaTTGGATCAAGACAAACCAAGTATTGGATCAAGCCAAACCAAGTATTGGATCAAAACGAAACCAAGTATTGGATCAAGACAAACCAAGTATTggatcaaaccaaaccaagtattggatcaaaccaaaccaagtattggatcaaaccaaaccaagtaTTGGATCAAGACAAACCAAGTATTggatcaaaccaaaccaagtaTCGGATCAAGCCAAACCAAGTATTGGATCAAGACAAACCAAGTATTGGATCTAGACAAACCAAGTATTGGACCAAGACAAACCAAGTATTGGATCAAGACAAACCAAGTATTggatcaaaccaaaccaagtattggatcaaaccaaaccaagtaTTGGATCAAGACAAACCAAGTATTGGATTAAACCAAACCAAGTATTGGAAAGACAAACCAAGTATTGGATCAAGACAATCCAAGTATAGGATCAAGACAAACCAAGTATTggatcaaaccaaaccaagtaTTGGATCAAGACAAACCAAGTATTGGATCAAGACAAATCAAGTATAG
- the LOC138324212 gene encoding homeobox-like protein HDP1, translating to MYRIYTKLRALTGYNKLRALTEDRSFRALTGYNKLRALTEDNKLRALTEYNKLRALTEDRSFRALTEYNKLRALTEDNKLRALTEYNKLRALTEDRSFRALTEYNKLRALTEDNKLRALTEYNKLRALTEDRSFRALTEDNKLRALTEDRSFRALTGYNKLRTLTGYNKFRTLTGYNKLRVLTEYNKFRNLTGYNKLRALTRYNKLRTLTEDRSFRALTGYNKLRALTEDRSFRALTGYNKLRTLTGYNKFRTLTEYNKLRTLTEYNKLRNLTGYNKFRTLTEYNKLRNLTGYNKLKTLTGYNKLRTLTGYNKLRTLTGYNKLRTLTGYNKLRTLTGYNKLN from the coding sequence ATGTACAGGATATACACCAAACTTAGGGCCCTGACAGGATACAACAAACTTAGGGCCCTGACAGAAGACAGAAGTTTTAGGGCCCTGACAGGATACAACAAACTTAGGGCCCTGACAGAAGACAACAAACTTAGGGCCCTGACAGAATACAACAAACTTAGGGCCCTGACAGAAGACAGAAGTTTTAGGGCCCTGACAGAATACAACAAACTTAGGGCCCTGACAGAAGACAACAAACTTAGGGCCCTGACAGAATACAACAAACTTAGGGCCCTGACAGAAGACAGAAGTTTTAGGGCCCTGACAGAATACAACAAACTTAGGGCCCTGACAGAAGACAACAAACTTAGGGCCCTGACAGAATACAACAAACTTAGGGCCCTGACAGAAGACAGAAGTTTTAGGGCCCTGACAGAAGACAACAAACTTAGGGCCCTGACAGAAGACAGAAGTTTTAGGGCCCTGACAGGATACAACAAACTTAGGACCCTGACAGGATACAACAAATTTAGGACCCTGACAGGATACAACAAACTTAGGGTCCTGACAGAATACAACAAATTTAGGAACCTGACAGGATACAACAAACTTAGGGCCCTGACAAGATACAACAAACTTAGGACCCTGACAGAAGACAGAAGTTTTAGGGCCCTGACAGGATACAACAAACTTAGGGCCCTGACAGAAGACAGAAGTTTTAGGGCCCTGACAGGATACAACAAACTTAGGACCCTGACAGGATACAACAAATTTAGGACCCTTACAGAATACAACAAACTTAGGACCCTTACAGAATACAACAAACTTAGGAACCTGACAGGATACAACAAATTTAGGACCCTTACAGAATACAACAAACTTAGGAACCTGACAGGATACAACAAACTTAAGACCCTGACAGGATACAACAAACTTAGGACCCTGACAGGATACAACAAACTTAGGACCCTGACAGGATACAACAAACTTAGGACCCTGACAGGATACAACAAACTTAGGACCCTGACAGGATACAACAAACTTAATTAG